Proteins encoded in a region of the Methylobacterium radiotolerans JCM 2831 genome:
- a CDS encoding formaldehyde-activating enzyme, which yields MNERIILRAGEALVAGGPPNTASEPEVIIGELDGPVGTALATLTGDQVVGHSRVFALLNTDIMVRPVTLCVSKVSVTESKYTSILMGTVQFAIANGVLDAVRAGYIPKHKANDLGIICSVWLSPGVIEAQHVDHKALFDIQRRGMTEAIRKAMTNEPSIDWLLENQDKITHKYYQMGLDGKI from the coding sequence ATGAACGAGCGCATCATCCTGCGGGCCGGGGAGGCCCTGGTGGCGGGCGGACCGCCCAACACCGCCTCCGAGCCCGAGGTCATCATCGGCGAGCTCGACGGGCCGGTCGGCACCGCCCTGGCCACGCTCACCGGCGATCAGGTCGTCGGGCACAGCCGCGTCTTCGCCCTGCTCAACACCGACATCATGGTCCGCCCGGTCACCCTGTGCGTGTCCAAGGTCAGCGTCACCGAGAGCAAGTACACCTCGATCCTGATGGGCACCGTCCAGTTCGCCATCGCCAACGGCGTCCTGGATGCCGTGCGCGCCGGCTACATCCCCAAGCACAAGGCCAACGACCTCGGCATCATCTGCTCGGTCTGGCTCAGCCCCGGCGTCATCGAGGCCCAGCACGTCGACCACAAGGCCCTGTTCGACATCCAGCGCAGGGGCATGACCGAGGCCATCCGCAAGGCCATGACCAACGAGCCCTCGATCGACTGGCTCCTCGAGAACCAGGACAAGATCACCCACAAGTACTACCAGATGGGCCTCGACGGAAAAATCTGA
- a CDS encoding winged helix-turn-helix transcriptional regulator — protein sequence MDVTEPGAGHGPESEKVSRVQSRIGATWSLPVIMLLRAQRFDELRRGIGTISQRRPTLTLRNRDRDGLVTRTVTPAIPPRVDDALAELGHALAGPVRVLGTRAFRHPDHIDAAQLRREARDGARGIGREPRPRRQARRAGVRCRAVGQSGIARP from the coding sequence ATGGATGTGACTGAGCCGGGTGCCGGGCACGGGCCCGAATCCGAGAAGGTCTCGCGCGTCCAGTCGCGTATCGGCGCCACGTGGAGCCTGCCCGTCATCATGCTCCTGCGCGCGCAGCGCTTCGACGAACTGAGGCGGGGCATCGGCACCATCTCCCAGCGGAGACCGACACTGACCTTGCGGAACCGGGACCGCGACGGGCTGGTGACCCGGACCGTGACGCCCGCGATCCCGCCGCGGGTCGACGACGCGCTGGCGGAACTCGGCCACGCGCTGGCGGGGCCGGTTCGGGTGCTGGGCACCCGGGCCTTCCGGCACCCCGACCACATCGACGCGGCGCAGCTCCGCCGCGAGGCGCGCGACGGCGCGCGAGGCATCGGGCGGGAGCCGCGCCCGCGTCGACAGGCCCGGCGGGCCGGTGTTAGGTGCCGCGCCGTCGGGCAGAGCGGGATCGCCCGACCTTGA